A segment of the Lycium ferocissimum isolate CSIRO_LF1 chromosome 5, AGI_CSIRO_Lferr_CH_V1, whole genome shotgun sequence genome:
ATAATCTAGAGGATTCAAATTTCCTCCCAAACGTGGTTTCCACCATATTTGAGGAATATTGGTAAAATGTCCTACTCTTAAACCAAACAACTTTCTTGGACCATTCAACATAATTTTTCCGCTGGCTCCCTTTCTATTTTCCTATTTCtactttatatttcatttttctttttgtaaaataGCTAAAAAGAAGTAGAAATATCAACTTGATGTCAATAGAAATTGGGCAAATATAGCCCTTAGAAAACTATTTTTCCGTTAGATTCAGGCAGAGTTGGAGTCAgaatttctactttgtgggtTTGTGATTTTAGAACGACgatttcaaatgttaatagttgaGTTCTAAATTTTATATGTGTAAATAtttaatgagtttttttttttttttttttaacacaaacaagttatatgaataaaaGTTATTGGGTTCGACCGAACCCATATGCGGACTTCTACCTCTGCTTCTGGACTCAGGTCTAGTGTTTGCTCATAGATTGCTCAATCTTACGGACAAAACATTAAATTATCGCCTAATCTTTGCAATAATACACAAATTTCTAAACCTCAATCTAACATATTCACATAGGATTTTTAGTCTGCTCAAAAGATATCATTAGACTGGGATCTAAGAAATCCTAGGTtgcaaacaaaataaaaataatcctTTACTAAGTAGTTATGTCAAAAAGGGACGGCCGACGAAAATTTCACGTTAGAAAACTTGGTGGAATGCAGCGGTTTGGATGGTAACAATTTATCCTTTCGTAAGCATATCCACAATTTACTCAACTGAGACAAACTCAATCAGGCTAACAACCGACATTTGCATAGCAACACGCTTCTCGTAATGGACTTCATATTGGTGTCTAGGTGAACAatcatttaaatggattgaagatattattaatttataagaTTTGAGACAATACTAGTACTAAAATGTTCCAAGTTACAATGTACtggaaaaataaatatgtatatatgaaataaattctttaaattttgaccAAATGGATGAggcattttctttatttttctaaagatAAGGAAAATACACCTAACTTCAATTGAAAGGCCGGGAAAAGGAAATTCCAGTTAAATGGAATTGAACACAGATAAATATAACTATTTCAAGGTTATTTGGAATTATAGAGACATTCTAATTTTCATTGGTGACTCAACTTTTCGTTATAGAAAGTAGTAGAAACGAACAAACTTAATTacagggaaagaaaaaaaataaaaagatgcaACCATAAACATGAGATCAATAAGTTTATTTCTAGATATTGCATGATATGCACAGTAATTGTTAGACCTCATTTTAGGAAAACTTAGAAATAGTACTTAAGCAGCCATTAATTGAACCCACTTGTTCACACTGAGGCACTTAATGAGCAATAAAAATAAGCAAATATAACTCTAGACTCTAGTAATAGCAAATGATGACCTAAATTGGTATGTTGCATTAAAACTCATAGTCCCATACCACTTAAGCAAACTTAACAAGTTCTTGATATCTATATATGTTGAACTAGTAATTTCTATCCAAATAATAATATGAATGCACGTCTATTTGCcaccaaaatttgaaaaaatgcgTAAATACCAACCCATAAGGTAAGGATCAACAAAATCTTAATGATGTTTACTTATCGGGTATGTTTGGTAATTAACTGGTAATTGAGTTGCCGGCCATCCTAAATCATGTTCTTAGACATGGGTATTAAAAGGGACACAATTTGTGACAAAACATTTATCTAATAGTCAACCTTGATATCTCTTTCAACGAGAAACAacatagtattttttttatttgtacaaATCCCCTAGATTTATGCAAAACGTGGAGAGCAATCACTAAAATTAGATAAGAGAAGAAAGAGCAATCTGTTCATTCATGCTAGTCACTTAGATATCGGACGACCTCTCTATATATCTTGAGAATTGCAAATACTAGCATTTTCTCACTTATTTAGATAGTTTGAGGGGTTTCCAAAAGCTTCTTGTTTTTTGTAGttacattattaatttttaGCAAAAATGAAGTATGATAGTTTCTTCGCGAGGAGTTTTAGCAAGCATGAGCAGAAGAAATTAggaattggagcatttgttagTTGTTTCATCATAGCAGCCACCTTTTGTATTCTCTTCAAGCCTGAAATTCGTCATTTTCGAGTTGGTAAGTTTTTGGAGCTTTTCTTCATTGAATTTGCAAGTTGTTATTTACACCGtcagtgtatataagttaaaacgCTTTATCGTTTCCTTTTCTTAGAGTGGATTTTCGCCTTTTCTTCTTTAAGTCAAACTCCTTAAGTTTTGCTAACAATTATGACTATCTTTCTATCGATGTGTGGCgctttcttttaatgtttttgGCGTCTATATGTGATCTTGAAACATCATGCTTAATGTAAAGGCTAGTATTTTATATTATATCCACTGATagtataataaatattttacacTACAATTGCTTTATTTTTCAGGTTACTAATTCAACCTAGCATGGTTAATTACATATTGTAAATAATGTTTACATTATCAAAAAGTTGTCATTAACAGTGTTATGTTCTTGTGTGACAGTGAATGTTAAGGTTTCTCTTCGTGGTGGCCCCAAAATTCTAGCAATGACAGAGGAAGTCACTAAGCCAAAAAAGCCATGTAAGTATTCAAGTTAATTAGCATAAAACTTTGCAAATGAGAAAATTTGCAATTTTGTCTAATATCTTACAATGAAATGTAATTATCTGTTTTTCTGATTTCAGATTTTGAAATAGAACAAGAGAAACAAATTTGCAATGTCACACATCCAAGAGCTGATCTCTGCGAGATGAATGGTGACAtaagaattcatggaaattcatcaacaatattTACTtagtttcaacttatcaattaGCAGatgaaaaaaacaaatcatgGAGCATAAGACCATATGCAAGAAAAGGTGACAACAGAGCAATGGACAGTGTTACAAATTTAACGGTCAAAAAAGTTCATATTTCTCAACAAATCCCAATTTGCTCTAGAAACTACACTGTCCCAGCAGTTGTTTTTTCAACTAAAGGATATGCTGGAAATCACTTCCATGATTTCACTGATGTGCTAATTCCATTATTCCAAACTTCGCGACGTTTCAATGGTGAAGTCCAATTTCTGATTACTAACAAAATGCCTTGGTGGATCAACAAGTACAAACCAGTGCTACAAAGATTATCAAAGTAtgagattattgatattgaCAAGGAAAAAGAAGTGCTTTGTTACCCAAGTATGACAATTGGCTTGAAAGCCAACAAAGAATTCAGCATTAAAACTTCAGAATCTCCTTACTCTATGAGGGACTTCACAAAATTCTTGAAAAGTACATATTCCTTGAAGAGAAAATTGGCGGTGAGATTGAAAAAGAATGCTGACGATCAAGGAAGAAAAAATATGCCCCGGCTTCTTATAATTTCAAGAAGCAAAACGAGACGTTTTGTCAACGTTGAAGAGATTGTTACATTGGCTAGAAGCTTGGGATTCAAAGTGGTTGTGGAAGAAACAGCGGAAAATTTGGCTAAAATTGCCAAAAAAGTGAATTCATTTGATGTATTAATGGGAGTGCATGGTGCTGGATTGACTAATATGGTTTTTTTGCCAGAAAAAGCAGCTGTTATACAAATAGTGGGATTGGGAATGGAATGGGTATCTAAAGTGGACTTTCAAATTCCAGCTATGGACATGAATTTGAAGTATTTGGATTACAAGATTAGCGTAAATGAGAGTTCTTtaatccaacaatatccacTTGAACATCATGTGTTAAGGGATCCTCCTGGTAATATGATTTCTCCTCAAGGATGGGTTTCATATAGGAAAATTTATTTAGATCAGCAAGATGTAAAAATTGATGTAAATAGATTTAGAGGAACTCTCTTGAAAGCATTAGAGCTTTTGCGGAGTtgagcttctttttttttttttttttttcttttcgtgtTCTCTAATAAACAAAGGCACAGAAACAGGAAAATCTTTATTCAATCTTTTCTTGTTTCAccatcgttttttttttttttttttttttttttttggtttaacttAGATTGTGTAGTTAAttgttctttctctttttgCTTATCCTAAATCCAGATGGCATATTTTTGAAAGTCAAATTTGTAgctaaaaaaaaggaagagagaaaaaaattaatataaaaaccTTATGCATATTAAAAGGGGAAATAGGTAGTTTGTGTCCAGAGACTAATAAATTCATTAATTGAAGAagaaataatagcaatataggtTGACATTTAGATTCACACGACTCTTAGAGCCttcttgagtttaaattatttttcacaatCGCCTgttctttttctgttttctaAATCAGAATAGCTACTTGTTAGAATAAATATCATAATTCAAACCAAGAGCAAGTGCATTTAAAACGATTTTCTGAACCAAGGAAGCCATcctttgaatttgaaaaagaaaagaaaaaaagggagcCACTTACTCTTGATTAGTTTGACGTACTTTGCGCTTTCACTCGTACATTCATAAAGTCCCAAGAGAGTTGCCATAGACTATACCTGGTTTAACAGCTTAAATGAATTTAGTAGAGAAAATTTCATGGAGAAGTACGAACATTTTGCAAGTTGTTCAAGCTTTGCTCTGTGAAACTCAGACAGAGAGCATCATTCATTTGTTCTAACCAATTATGACAACTTCTCTTGAATTCCATTGAAACAAACAACCTAACGGTTTTTCTTTCTGCTGGAATTTGAACCCCGCTCTCATTTCACTTCATGGACCGCTAGACCCTAGGGTGCTAACAGTTGTCTTACATTAGATGGTGACAGGAAGAAATCATCCAGCCTAAAAGTGAAGCCATAAAAATTGTTACAGCTCCTAGTAATAATTTATCAATCCCCTTCTCCTACAATACACAAACACATTCGCATCTTGAGATTGTTTTAAGGTGTCACAGGCAAACACTTGCAAATAATCTGCACCAAGAATTCCCCAGCAATGAAAGTCACAGTGAAACCGGAAACGCACCATTTATATGTAATCATTGTGAGTAGAAGGCAAATACATTCTTAGACATAGAAGTCTATATATCATGATCACGATCATTCACGAGTGTCCGTAATACAACTTTGTATTTGGTGTACAACTATATTTTCCTCCTACAGATCCTTTCTCATAAGTAATAATGAATTAGAATCAGATTCATACAAGGTATAAATATTACTGTGTACCTTCTGTAATCCGAGCCTGAGCTGACTGTAGGTCATTGCACATCTGCCCATCCAAACTAGGTGGCCTTCCACTTCTCGGCGAAAGGATTGATCAACTAGGCCAAACTCTTACTTGAGAATTTGACTAGCCTTTGTGGCAGGAATGCTATGAGAACAAAGACATCATGTAGTGAACTTTAACCAAAAGTCACCAAATAGGAAGATGCCGCATTGATTAATTCGTCCCACAATGCCTATACTCAAATACAGTAGCTCCCTCGAGATTATCTGCAGCCCGCTTAAAAAATGAAGGCCCAATAAGACTCTGATTATATACAACCTTCAAGCTGCATCTTCCTTGCCAAAAATAACTTATCCTTGTTCAACCAAGAAAAATAATGCCAGCAAGAACCTCTTCATCCGCGGGACTGTCAGGTTAGTGACCCTAACTTATGCAGACAATTACCTCCATTTTGTACTATGAAGTTGTTTCTTACtcttgcttttcttcaaaagtgctGACATATGTTCAACAGCTTTAGAAGACGATTGGGTCTCACCAGTCAACCACTGCAGAGCTTCAGCAGCTGCATCTTTTTCAGCTTCTTTCTTACTACTGCTAGGCTGGCCAGCAAAATTCAACCCATTGAATATTACAGTGGAGCggaacttattattttttagttgTGTTGTCTTGTAATTGGGTGATTGGTGGCTAGCCCGAAGAAGCAACGTCTGGAGATGAGACTTCGGATTTTCACCACCACTGCCCTTCGTTGGAATGATGGTTTTCTGTAACTCCTTTGCAGACTTCTTTGGGGTTGGTTTACGACCAAAAACAAATTTACCTTCACATTGATCCTCCGACACCAGTAATCTAACAGCTTCTAATAGCTCACCATGACTGCCTACATCAAAATTACGGTCCGAGAGCTGCCAGAAAAAGCAAACATCAGGAGAGAGAAGAATTTGTCATATGCATCCCTTGTACCATTCTTTCCGAAGAATGCATACGGATAGTTACAAACAATATCATCCATTCACACAGTTGACAAGGAGCAACACTACAGAAATATCAACTATGGAAAACTCAAATGGATGATAGCACAAACAAAGATGGAAAGATATACATACTTTCTTATGGACAAGTTCATTAAGCTCCCTCTTCAAGCTTACATAAGTATTTGCCAGTGAGGGGCTCATGAAAAACTCCAAGTATCCTCCAAGCATCATCAAGTGTCCATCCTAACAAATGAAAAAAGGGAGTTTTAAGGGAACACCAAATAGTAAATTGTACAGATAATCATGGAGGATTCAAGAACATGACAGCGGGAACTCTGCAAAACAACAAAGAAATCAACCTTGTCCCTGCGGGCAGGGGAGCTGGGAGTTGGGGTAGGTAGAGTCAGATGAAAGAACTTACTAGAGCTTTTCCAAAAATGCTTCCGCCAAATAAGAGTACCACAGAATCAGATACAGCTGTAGAATCTCGCAGGAATACTGAATTCACTTTAACTTTTTCGTTGAAGACAAGCCATGGGTATGGAATCCTAGGTTCTTGGGCATTGACAGAGTTCTACgcagaaaaaggaaaagcacCATTAAAAGAATGGAAACCTTTCGTCAAAAAATTACATGGCACGTGTAAAAATTTAAATGAcagtaaaaaatttaaatgacaCTAATTATACTATGAAGCTTACAGAGTACAAAAGGACTCCACCATCCTCCATTGTTTTCAGTGAGATTGACTTCTCCTTGTTCTGTCAATCCAAATATGCTCAATTAGCATGCATAGATACAGGAAGGAGGGATTGCCATGAGATTTTGATAAAAATGCATAGGAAAACCAGTCTGACCTAGCTCAACACTAACctttttattgatgaaataatCTAAGATGGAAGTGCAAACATGTATTCGGTGAGAGAGCAGAAGAGTTTAGCAATCAGTATCATGTACCAGCCAACTTTCATTTCATGTAAATACCAGATGAAGTGCTAACCTCAAAGAGAGAAGGATTGTTAATCAAAAGAGCATAACTCACCACAACAGAGCATATGCCAGGGAATAACCCACCACATATAATCGCTCGAACCAGATTTTCATCATTACTCCAGGCATTACAACTCTGAAAGCTATCAACTAAACCAATGTCCTTAAGCAAATACAAAAATTGCTTGCGGAGGGAGTCCATCGCTCTGAGAGTTTGCGCAGAAAGGAAATTTCTCCAACAGTACTCATGACCAGATTGCTGCCTTTCAGCCTCTTTCCAGCCTTCATAAGCTCGAACAAGAGCAAGATGATCACTGAAGTCACGAGCAGAAAACTGGGCTTTGGCAGACTCAGCAAGCTGCAAGAAGTGATAATTCAATACAGCAACCCAGAATATAAGGTGACCAATGGCTAATCAAAGAGGTTCAACATGTGGGAAAATAGATCTCAGTTCAAAAATTGTTCCCAAGCACTAGGATAAAGGAGGTGCAAAGGTTAGCAGTACACTATAGCAAGTTTAGGACAATATAAAGATTCACGCAACTGAAATAGTTTTCTACTCAAAAATCCACAGGACTTGTGGCAATTCCCCAGTCTACTGCTGATAACTCAATAAAACTACCAAAATTCACATTAGTAAAAGCACACTCCCCGCACCCAGTTCAAGATAGGTCAGGACCTctatttcttcttcacaagctctaCCGTTCTCTTCTAAAATATTGTTTAAATTTCCCGGCTAGAATTCAGCACCAACCCTTGTTTTCCAAATATAATAAGGTAAAACTGTGAATGTCAGCTAAATGTTTCATATTTTGCACATTCAAAAACTTGTACACAGAATAAAATGTTAGCATGATCCAATTATTTCAGTAGCAAAGACCCTCAATCCTAGCACTAGCGCTGTTAAAGAAAATAAGTCCATCTCATTCTACAGTCCTCAAAACCAACTGGGAAATGTTGGCATAAGCCAGTTCTAGAGTGACAGACCACTATTCCCTTGCACTAATGCTgtaaatggagggagtaaattTACATTTTACAGTCCCCAAAACTAACTTGGAACAAATGCAACTAAAAACCTGCCAAAATAAAAGGATATGTTTACAGAGCAACTTTCGGGATGCATGCACATAAAACATATTAAATCTGTTGCTCATTAAGACAATGCACAGAGATTccttaaagaaagaaagacatgCATGTATCACTGTAAGAAAAAGACAAAACAAGAACATATCTAACTTATTTGAGTCACTCTAAGAAACAAGAAGATGGTAagattagtcatcttcatccaTAAAATCAGAGAATATTAACTTACATCCTTTTTGTCAAATGGCATTAAAAATGGGTCTCTAGCACTTAAACCAGCAACAACTGTAAGAACTGGATCCAGGCAGTTGAATACTGCACCTAATATTATCATTTTCCCCAGTTTTGGCTCAACTGGAAGCATTGATAAGTTGTGTCCTACAGGAAAATCCAGAAGTCAAGTTTTCTTTTCCCAAAATAACGGTGACGAAGCCTATGGAGAAAATGCTGGATGATTTATAAAATTCAGCTATGCTTTTACCAAGTACTGTCagattttcattttcatctagAGCCCCTATTGTCTTCAAATACTCAATAGCATTTTGAACCTGCAAAACAATAATCGCAATTACATGAGAATCAAATTAACCACAAAGCAAACAAGATATATGTCCATTAAACATAAAGCTAGGGAGCCAGAATTGTCAAACGAAGAAGTATACTAGACAACTTAAATCCAGGTCTGGTGAAAGGCAGATGATACGTATTCTTCACCTTATAGGATGCTCATGCATTTACCCGCGTTTTCATGAGCAGAATGTGGAAATTAAGAGAGTTCAGTGGTTTACCAGTCTAAACACTTAGACATGATGCCATAAGTGCATATTAGGTTGTTCGGTGTCACTACCcattgaaaaaattgaaaattttggaatgaAGCGTTTGCAAGTTCATCACTTTTGACATCCCTCCTGATTATTTCCCTCCCCAGACGATCTAAACCATTTCCCTCCATTTTACTTACCCTCGTTCTCTACTTTCACTCTCACAAACCACAacacaattcaagaaactaggtGAAAAAGTCGGTCCCAACTTACAGATAGTGGTTCTGGTGACTGAATTGCCTTGGATAGAAAGTCTGAAATACTTCCAAGTTGTAAGCTTTTAATCTGTAGACATAGGGACTGTAAAGGTGTTCTCAGAAGCTCTGGCAGTTGATAATCTGCAAAAGCTTCAAATACACTTCTAGGATAGAGATGATAACACTCCCCAGATTGAACACGGCCAGCTCTTCCTTTTCTCTGCAAAGTTAAAAGGACATTCACTTATGATGTCGATTCCACAGCAGTAACTAAATAGCTCAAAAACACTAAAAAGCTGGGGGGCGGAGGACCTATTCCCCGAATTAtataatcattttaaatattgcAAAGGTTGAAGCAGGTAGATCATATCTGTCTTACTTGTCGAGCAGAAGCTTTTGAAATCCAAGAAGGAAGCAAACATGGAGTGTTGTTGATTGCATCATAAGATGTCTCTTTTGCCTTTCCACAGTCGACCACAAAAACCACGTCATTTATGGTGATACTTGTTTCAGCCATGTTGGTAGCTAACACAATTTTCCTGATTCCATCTTCTGGCTTCTCAAAAATCAATTTCTGTTTGCAAGCGAACAGAGATCCAAAGTTAAGAGGGTACAACAATATGTAAATTACGAGAATAGCAAAAGTATTTAAGTTATAAAAATTAGTACTTAACCATAAACTAATGATTTCGACTAGATTTTAAAGCTCCCAATCGAGGAAGGATGAAACTCAAACTCAATTGACATCTCTAGTCCTCAGGATTATTTCAAATGAACTTAAGTTGGAAGGTAAGAAAGAACCTATCGGCGCCTAATTAGTTCCATGATAATTGTTAGTTGATGATTTTTGTCATCAAAACATGTCTTCTGTTCTAGGATCAAACACAAAACACATTTAACAGAGATACCATGAGAATACACACTAATTCATTCTACAGCCctcaaacaaaagaaagagaattcattaaataattcataacaaaagATACGAAAGAAAAACACCATCCACTATTCAAAAGAAAATTCCTTGATAACCACTAAAACAATATAAAAGAGACaagctcctcaaatctcaatatTTCTTACATCAATAGGACAAAGATACCTCACCTTTAAATCCAAAAAAGTTAGCATTGGCTTTTCAGAGATACTGGAAGGGCCTAACAGATCACAGAATTGGTATGGTCGTTCTGCTTTTGAATAACCGAAATTCCTCCATAAAGCCATATATGATGTTCTAAAATACTGATTTTCTATGGAAGCTAAATGAATATAAAAACGAAAACTATGGGAAAAGAGCATAACACTTCCTAACAATCAAAAAACAAATCAACACTCCAACTTGGCAATACCTGCTCTGCACTGGCCATGGAACCATGGCATGCAAGCAGCAAAACTCTGCTTGGATCCCCCAACAGTGGATGAGCCTGCAGCTGGTCCTTCACAGCATTAATGTCATCCCAACCAGTCATAAAAACCAACACAGCACCAGGCCTTTCGTTTCTACATATGTGACAAAGCACATTCTCAATGAGGTTGAAACCAATTGAATCAGGATTCCAACAGGATAGTGAATCCCGAGTCAGAGGATTATACTGCCCAAAATCAGCTGCTTCTAGCGCTTCCTGTTTCAAAGCTCAAGTGTCAAACAAAAAACTATCATACAGAGCCCATAAACAGCATAGAGATTCCATACCTCAACATCTGAAGCAATTTGGGTCTTCCTCTTCTTAATAGTCTGTTGTTTCTGCATTTTCCACATCTTGTCTTGACCATAATTATCAATTTGATTATATGGAGTTAAACGGTATCTAGTCATTTCCAGgatattttccagaaaatgaCTTCGGACTGGATAAGTAAAACCCTGATGAGAACGGAGAGAGAGATTAGTCCCCCAAAAATGAAACCATCCAGTTCTAGTTTTCAGGAACTCTAGAGCAGCTCAATACGAAGCTTGTGTCATAATCCTTTGGcaacgcatatatatacatataagattcatatttagtatatatattaagtatatatgtatatatggtattACCtgaagttatacatatatatgtatatataaaagccatatatataagtatatatagtaattatatatctatatatatggatattaacatatatatggatgatatatatatatatagtatatataaagttatacatatatttagtatatatatatatataagtatatatatgtagtatatatatatatgtatatatatatatataaagtgaagttatacatatatatagtatatataactGAGTATGCAACTTCTCCATTTCATTTtgttgtataacatatgtaaatatacctacaatatacaaataaatactataatatatatatatatataatcaaaaaaaaaaccaaccaaCCAACTACGCTGCAGTCC
Coding sequences within it:
- the LOC132055557 gene encoding DExH-box ATP-dependent RNA helicase DExH3-like isoform X2 encodes the protein MRELRRNLPAYKEREALLRAISENQVVVVSGETGCGKTTQLPQYILEAEIEAARGATCNIICTQPRRISAMSVAERVAAERGENLGESVGYKVRLEGMRGRDTRLLFCTTGILLRRLLLDRKLEGVTHVIVDEIHERGMNEDFLLIVLKDLLLRRPELRLILMSATLNAELFSSYFGGAPMIHIPGFTYPVRSHFLENILEMTRYRLTPYNQIDNYGQDKMWKMQKQQTIKKRKTQIASDVEEALEAADFGQYNPLTRDSLSCWNPDSIGFNLIENVLCHICRNERPGAVLVFMTGWDDINAVKDQLQAHPLLGDPSRVLLLACHGSMASAEQKLIFEKPEDGIRKIVLATNMAETSITINDVVFVVDCGKAKETSYDAINNTPCLLPSWISKASARQRKGRAGRVQSGECYHLYPRSVFEAFADYQLPELLRTPLQSLCLQIKSLQLGSISDFLSKAIQSPEPLSVQNAIEYLKTIGALDENENLTVLGHNLSMLPVEPKLGKMIILGAVFNCLDPVLTVVAGLSARDPFLMPFDKKDLAESAKAQFSARDFSDHLALVRAYEGWKEAERQQSGHEYCWRNFLSAQTLRAMDSLRKQFLYLLKDIGLVDSFQSCNAWSNDENLVRAIICGGLFPGICSVVNKEKSISLKTMEDGGVLLYSNSVNAQEPRIPYPWLVFNEKVKVNSVFLRDSTAVSDSVVLLFGGSIFGKALDGHLMMLGGYLEFFMSPSLANTYVSLKRELNELVHKKLSDRNFDVGSHGELLEAVRLLVSEDQCEGKFVFGRKPTPKKSAKELQKTIIPTKGSGGENPKSHLQTLLLRASHQSPNYKTTQLKNNKFRSTVIFNGLNFAGQPSSSKKEAEKDAAAEALQWLTGETQSSSKAVEHMSALLKKSKSKKQLHSTKWR
- the LOC132055557 gene encoding DExH-box ATP-dependent RNA helicase DExH3-like isoform X1, which translates into the protein MPMPYTNLIQLRLKATQFLATMSSTTCLQFCPNRFHFNKTNTFPYRSSQSIVVPHKRCLHGGVGFFCSAKGSSSSSSSVVLRRKRHGRPSSSSSSYSPYLYQQNLGYGRFAYDEYESESESDREIDSSNKQLGESTLHNIEEWRWKLSMLMRKKDDQEVVSQDKKDRRDFEHISALATRMGLHCRQYEKVVVCSKDPLPNYRPDLDVKRPQREVVLPYGLQSRVGDLLEAHLSKKSVNQENVAQNASLRGSKDSNSPNDKGLYDNEKPFARNVVAERILMRRSLVMRNKQEDWQGSPEGQKMRELRRNLPAYKEREALLRAISENQVVVVSGETGCGKTTQLPQYILEAEIEAARGATCNIICTQPRRISAMSVAERVAAERGENLGESVGYKVRLEGMRGRDTRLLFCTTGILLRRLLLDRKLEGVTHVIVDEIHERGMNEDFLLIVLKDLLLRRPELRLILMSATLNAELFSSYFGGAPMIHIPGFTYPVRSHFLENILEMTRYRLTPYNQIDNYGQDKMWKMQKQQTIKKRKTQIASDVEEALEAADFGQYNPLTRDSLSCWNPDSIGFNLIENVLCHICRNERPGAVLVFMTGWDDINAVKDQLQAHPLLGDPSRVLLLACHGSMASAEQKLIFEKPEDGIRKIVLATNMAETSITINDVVFVVDCGKAKETSYDAINNTPCLLPSWISKASARQRKGRAGRVQSGECYHLYPRSVFEAFADYQLPELLRTPLQSLCLQIKSLQLGSISDFLSKAIQSPEPLSVQNAIEYLKTIGALDENENLTVLGHNLSMLPVEPKLGKMIILGAVFNCLDPVLTVVAGLSARDPFLMPFDKKDLAESAKAQFSARDFSDHLALVRAYEGWKEAERQQSGHEYCWRNFLSAQTLRAMDSLRKQFLYLLKDIGLVDSFQSCNAWSNDENLVRAIICGGLFPGICSVVNKEKSISLKTMEDGGVLLYSNSVNAQEPRIPYPWLVFNEKVKVNSVFLRDSTAVSDSVVLLFGGSIFGKALDGHLMMLGGYLEFFMSPSLANTYVSLKRELNELVHKKLSDRNFDVGSHGELLEAVRLLVSEDQCEGKFVFGRKPTPKKSAKELQKTIIPTKGSGGENPKSHLQTLLLRASHQSPNYKTTQLKNNKFRSTVIFNGLNFAGQPSSSKKEAEKDAAAEALQWLTGETQSSSKAVEHMSALLKKSKSKKQLHSTKWR